Genomic segment of Pochonia chlamydosporia 170 chromosome 1, whole genome shotgun sequence:
GCCGCCTCTAAGGCGGCTGGTTCTGGTGCTTATCGAAGCAGCAAAGGAAATGGATTCGCAAAGAATGTGTCTCTGATATTTGTATGTGTTCTTCCTAGCCGTGTGCCGTGGTACCTGGCGGCACGCGACCTCCATGCGACGAACAATCAAGAGCCTCGGACTGATGATTTGTTTAGTTGACTTTTCAAAATTCGGCCCTGATACTGGTACGTTTCATGCTCGACATTTCCGAATCAATTCCAAGACCGCGATGCTGTCGATTTTCTCCTGCCCAGATCCGAGTGACCTAACACAGATGCAGGTGATGCATTACTCTAGAGTCATGCCTCCGGAAGGTGACCACCGATATTTCACATCCACagccgtcttcatcaacgAAGTTATCAAGTTGGCCATATCCCTGACGTTGGCCCTGTACGAGACGTCCAAGACCCTTGCTCCCAGCACGCCGGCTACCGTACTCTTCGAGCAGATCTACAATGGGGTATTCTCCAGTgatggttggatgttggctgtgccTGCCGCTTTATACACGTTTCAGAACCTGCTGCAGTATGTGGCTGTTGGGAACTTGGACCCTGTGCATTTCCAGGTGTTGTATCAAGTAAAGGTGCGGTTGCAACCTGGCCCGCTACTACATGAACCATATGATATTGGATTGTACTGACAGATGGAACAGATCCTCACAACTGCTATTTTCAGCGTTTTTCTTCTGCGCCGCCAGCTTGGTTTCAAAGGTTGGACGTCCTTGATCATTCTGACATGTGGTGTCTGCGTTGTCTCTTTACCGTCCTCCGAAAAGGCCACCAGCTCGCTCCTCCTGCACGGCGTGCCAGACCACTATTTTCCTCGATCAAAGCACGAAATCGGCCAAACTGTGGCTGGCGCAGCTGTCCCTGAAGCAGCGCTGCACCTCAGCAAGCGATCTGCTACATACGAAGGCATTGCGAAAGACCTGCCACCCGCTGATCCCATTATGAACTTTTCCGTTGGAGTCTCCGCGGCACTCATCTCAGCTGTTGTGTCCGGTCTGGCGGGTGTATACTtcgagaagctgctcaaggAGAGCTCCA
This window contains:
- a CDS encoding UDP-galactose transporter (similar to Cordyceps militaris CM01 XP_006666937.1) encodes the protein MVILETAASKAAGSGAYRSSKGNGFAKNVSLIFLTFQNSALILVMHYSRVMPPEGDHRYFTSTAVFINEVIKLAISLTLALYETSKTLAPSTPATVLFEQIYNGVFSSDGWMLAVPAALYTFQNLLQYVAVGNLDPVHFQVLYQVKILTTAIFSVFLLRRQLGFKGWTSLIILTCGVCVVSLPSSEKATSSLLLHGVPDHYFPRSKHEIGQTVAGAAVPEAALHLSKRSATYEGIAKDLPPADPIMNFSVGVSAALISAVVSGLAGVYFEKLLKESSTNASVWMRNVQLSFYSLIAAFLGGCVYQDGAGIQEHGFFEGYNAVVWAAILLQAAGGLLASLVIRDADNIVKNFATSISIVISFVVSVWIFDFAVTMTFLLGTSLVLLATYIYSVPERKLHRPPPMRIVSFEKPAIEQTVTPLQTPRTADFRRLNADPFDSKGLGKTTSRPGSPMLPRVASRTHVHKEEY